One genomic segment of Actinoplanes ianthinogenes includes these proteins:
- a CDS encoding nucleotidyltransferase family protein: protein MITAGLVLAAGAGRRYGMPKALVPYGKQMLVERAVETLGRAGCERILVVLGARAEEVVRKADLPQVVVNPDWASGMGSSLRAGLAALSGEDAVVVLLVDMPGVTAEAVRRVTAHAAPDALVMGGYQGRRGHPVLLGREHWQGAAAVATGDRGARDYLRAHEVLVVEVGDIADDTDLDHPGDLDA from the coding sequence ATGATCACGGCCGGTCTGGTGCTCGCCGCCGGGGCGGGACGGCGTTACGGGATGCCCAAGGCGCTGGTTCCGTACGGGAAGCAGATGTTGGTCGAACGCGCGGTCGAGACCCTCGGGCGGGCCGGCTGTGAGCGGATCCTCGTGGTTCTCGGCGCTCGCGCCGAGGAGGTCGTCCGGAAAGCGGACCTGCCGCAGGTCGTGGTCAACCCGGATTGGGCGAGCGGCATGGGGTCGTCGCTGCGGGCCGGGCTGGCCGCGCTGAGCGGGGAGGACGCGGTCGTGGTGCTGCTGGTCGACATGCCCGGGGTGACGGCCGAGGCGGTGCGCCGGGTGACCGCGCACGCGGCGCCGGACGCGCTGGTCATGGGTGGTTATCAGGGGCGGCGGGGGCACCCGGTGCTGCTCGGGCGCGAGCATTGGCAGGGTGCGGCGGCGGTCGCGACGGGAGATCGGGGCGCGCGGGATTACCTGCGCGCGCACGAGGTACTGGTGGTCGAGGTCGGCGACATCGCCGACGACACCGACCTGGACCACCCGGGAGACCTCGATGCGTGA
- a CDS encoding XdhC family protein, with protein sequence MRDVLADLLRWWSAGEPAGLAIVTRTWASAPRQVGAAMAVGPDGVAVGSVSGGCVEAAVYDLCLEVAETGLSQVASFGVTDDLAMGVGLPCGGTVELSIGRVDRRTFPDLPRLADAVERGERIALSIGEGYVVGDTGEIVFRPPPRMLVFGATDHAAAVARIGGFLGYRVTVCDARPVFATARRFPGADEVVVDWPHRYLAAEAEAGRLDDRTVLCVLTHDPKFDVPTLELALRLDVGYVGAMGSRRTHEERLDRLREAGLTGRELARLCSPIGLDLGARSPEETAVSIAAEIVALRHGGSGDRLSDTTGPVHKKLGEATSPTSDRPAPAVS encoded by the coding sequence ATGCGTGACGTGCTCGCCGACCTGCTGCGCTGGTGGTCCGCGGGAGAGCCGGCCGGGCTGGCGATCGTGACCCGGACCTGGGCGAGCGCGCCGCGGCAGGTGGGCGCGGCGATGGCGGTCGGGCCCGACGGGGTGGCGGTCGGCAGCGTGTCGGGCGGGTGCGTGGAGGCGGCCGTCTACGACCTGTGCCTGGAGGTCGCCGAGACCGGATTGTCGCAAGTGGCGAGTTTCGGGGTGACCGACGATCTGGCGATGGGCGTCGGGCTGCCCTGCGGTGGCACCGTCGAGCTGTCCATCGGGCGCGTGGACAGGCGGACGTTTCCCGACCTACCGCGTCTGGCCGACGCGGTGGAACGGGGCGAGCGCATCGCGCTCAGTATCGGCGAGGGCTACGTCGTGGGCGACACCGGCGAGATCGTTTTCCGGCCGCCACCGAGAATGCTGGTCTTCGGCGCCACCGACCACGCCGCGGCGGTCGCCCGGATCGGCGGCTTCCTCGGTTACCGGGTGACGGTCTGTGACGCCCGCCCGGTCTTCGCCACCGCCCGCCGCTTCCCCGGCGCGGACGAGGTGGTGGTCGACTGGCCGCACCGCTATCTGGCCGCCGAGGCGGAGGCCGGCCGCCTCGACGACCGGACCGTGCTCTGCGTGCTCACCCACGACCCGAAGTTCGACGTGCCGACGCTGGAGCTGGCGTTGCGCCTGGACGTCGGGTACGTCGGGGCGATGGGCTCCCGGCGCACCCACGAGGAGCGTCTGGATCGGCTGCGCGAGGCCGGCCTGACCGGGCGGGAGCTGGCCCGGCTCTGCTCGCCGATCGGCCTGGACCTGGGCGCGCGCAGCCCGGAGGAGACGGCGGTGAGCATCGCCGCGGAGATCGTCGCGCTCCGCCACGGCGGCTCCGGGGACCGGTTGTCGGACACCACCGGGCCGGTGCACAAGAAGCTCGGCGAGGCCACGTCACCTACAAGTGATCGGCCAGCTCCCGCAGTGAGCTGA
- a CDS encoding HAD family hydrolase: MLRGVLFDLDGTLGDHDTSVHTALTAWLPTVGMTADPETVEHWHTVAEKHLAAWRRREIDFAEQRRRRLRDFGFSYDQATLDDIFRGYLTEYQNAYRSYDDAADALAAVDRAGLRIAVLTNGSAAQQKAKLARMGLADLGPVWTPDDLGTAKPDPGAFSGAVARWGLRPGEVLSVGDRHDLDVLAARAAGLRAVHLDRWGAGPMDEPHRISSLRELADHL; encoded by the coding sequence ATGCTGCGCGGGGTTCTCTTCGATCTGGACGGCACGCTCGGTGACCACGACACCTCGGTGCACACGGCGCTGACCGCCTGGCTGCCGACGGTCGGCATGACCGCGGACCCGGAGACCGTCGAGCACTGGCACACGGTCGCCGAGAAGCATCTGGCCGCCTGGCGGCGGCGCGAGATCGACTTCGCGGAACAGCGCCGGCGCCGCCTGCGCGATTTCGGATTTTCGTACGACCAGGCCACCCTCGACGACATTTTCCGCGGCTATCTCACGGAGTACCAGAACGCCTATCGGTCCTACGACGACGCGGCCGACGCCCTGGCCGCCGTGGACCGCGCCGGCCTGCGGATCGCGGTGCTCACCAACGGTTCCGCGGCACAGCAGAAAGCGAAACTCGCCCGGATGGGCCTGGCCGATCTCGGGCCCGTGTGGACTCCCGACGATCTGGGGACGGCCAAGCCCGATCCGGGCGCGTTCAGCGGGGCGGTCGCCCGCTGGGGACTGAGGCCCGGGGAGGTGCTCAGTGTGGGGGACCGGCACGATCTGGACGTGCTGGCCGCGCGGGCGGCCGGGCTGCGGGCGGTTCACCTGGACCGGTGGGGCGCCGGACCGATGGACGAACCGCACCGCATCAGCTCACTGCGGGAGCTGGCCGATCACTTGTAG